The following are encoded together in the Manduca sexta isolate Smith_Timp_Sample1 unplaced genomic scaffold, JHU_Msex_v1.0 HiC_scaffold_3146, whole genome shotgun sequence genome:
- the LOC119192774 gene encoding uncharacterized protein LOC119192774, with protein MVTITIRSRVDTNFELQIEAYVLKNITSCLPERKLEPFDWIEINGLYLADPEFNIPNKIDMLFGANVYSHILKEGMKRSPNGNFIAQSTKLGWIISGTVNERSSEDKENSNVISVLHTRAEEDILKKFWELEEQLPRSTWSEEEQACEEIFKRTTNRTPEGRYIVNLPFREDFAQCQNNGSLEIAIAKFKSLEKRLSKDLELKASYKEVINEYLQLGHMRTVEEKDEKAHEAVYLPHHAVVRMDKSTSKVRVVFNASSKNKRGFH; from the coding sequence ATGGTTACAATCACAATAAGATCAAGAGTCGACACAAACTTTGAACTGCAAATTGAAGCCTacgtgttgaaaaatattacgtcatGTCTGCCTGAAAGGAAATTAGAGCCATTTGATTGgatagaaataaatggtttatatttGGCAGATCCGGAGTTCAACATTCCGAACAAAATTGATATGTTGTTTGGAGCCAATGTGTACAGCCACATACTAAAAGAAGGCATGAAGAGGAGTCCAAACGGAAACTTTATTGCTCAAAGTACGAAGCTCGGATGGATAATATCAGGCACTGTCAATGAGAGGTCAAGCGAAGATAAAGAAAATTCGAACGTTATTTCAGTATTGCATACTAGAGCAGAAGAagacattttaaagaaattttgggAATTAGAGGAACAATTACCAAGATCAACATGGTCAGAAGAAGAACAAGCCTGTGAAGAGATTTTCAAAAGGACAACAAATAGAACACCGGAAGGgcgatatattgtaaatttacccTTCCGAGAAGATTTTGCCCAATGTCAAAACAATGGATCATTGGAGATAGCAATAGCTAAGTTCAAATCATTGGAAAAAAGACTCTCGAAAGACTTGGAACTCAAGGCCAGTTATAAGGAAGtgattaacgaatatttacaactAGGGCACATGCGAACAGTTGAAGAAAAGGACGAAAAGGCACACGAAGCAGTATATTTACCCCATCATGCTGTTGTACGAATGGATAAATCAACCTCAAAGGTTCGAGTAGTATTTAATGCTTCCAGCAAGAATAAGCGAGGGTTTCATTAA